The region AACGAGGACTCAAGTCCTGCAGACCAAATGTCAGATTttgtaaaaacaagtttttattAGTTGTGAAAAGTTTAtctgcttttcaaaaaatacagatgaagtctcatgtttttcagacagcCACCTAACAGTTTGCAGCTGAAACATAGCTGCAATGTGTAGCACCTCATGCATGACAGCCAGAGCCACTGCCTGTGGGTAGAAACCAATTCAAATATAAGtgaaatatatatgtgtatgtttaaaaaaaaaaaaaaaaaagtaagtgaGTTTAAGTTTGCAGAAAGGTCATTTAGTGTTGTGAAAACCAGGATTCAAGTTTTATAACACAAACATCAACTCACCTTTGATGGTGTGACTAAAGCAGCACCACATCTTCATTTCTGTTCCTGACATAGGACAAGCTCCCCTGGAAGTGAGACGTACACCCAGAAACAACagctccttccctgccctgttctGTGCTTGACTAGTCTGTATTTAAAGCTGCCTTTGAAAACATTGTATGTGACAttatagaaataaaaggaagcTCCTTTTTGATGAACTACTGGTTCTTTATTATAACTGAACATCTGTGCAATGATCAGGAAACCCTATGCACTAACATGTAAGCGCTAATAAACTTCTCTCTCACCTAGTCGGTCTAGATGACAACTGAGGGGGTTATAATACTGCTGtctgctgctcctcttcctgCCTGCTGTAGACAGGAGCTTTTGTGGTATGACTCTGCTGTACCATTAGTTCTGCCTTTAAAAATTAGTTTATCTGCTTACACTAGCTTTCAAGGCACAAGGACCAGGCCCCGTGCAAATCTCTTTTATTGTCAATCCTCTGCATGTTTTACAAGGAATCCATTAATTTTTGATTTGCAGGTCTCCACAAATCATCTTCATCATAAATACTAAAATTACTGCATTGCTTGCAGTTTTTCTCTTGCCCATCTGGCAGGGCCTGGTGCTGTTCTGCCAGGTAACTTTCAAGATGTGCATGTCAACAGCAACAAACACCACtttgggggaaaacaaacaaacacagaagaatTGAATTACAATACTGATCTACAGTCTTTTGCCAGGGCCATATAAAACCACATCCTGAATCCTCAACAGTTTTAGGAGACTCAGGGAAACTGGATACAGATTTTGGTCATGCAGTCTTGACtgattatattaatttttaagacATTTTGCTCTTCAGCCAGACTTTactgtcctgcagctgcaaTGTTCTCACATAGGTGCTTGCTTCAATGTAATATCAAGCAAAATGGTTTTGTTCCAACTTCAGGATGGGAAAATGGTCGGTAGGAGAAGGAAGGCTGGTTGAGTTAAGCAGGCTGAAGGCACTCTGACCACTCTTCGTGTCTTCAGTTCAGAGTTTTCTGCTGAGCAGCTGTTGGCTGCACCAAAGGAATCACATCTGGAGCTACTGCTCCATCAAAAACTGTATCATCCTCCTGATGTGAAATAGGTTAGTAattcctctttgttttgtttgtttgacccTTAAACCTTTCATAGCTCTAATCAACCTGATCACTTGAAAAATCAGAGAACACAAAATGATCAACAATTGAGTTTAAATTCAGCCATCTAAGCACCAGTATTTACTGCCACTGAGGTGCCCCAGGGTCTTTCACCTCACCTCTCCTGCTTGTCCAGAAGAATATGAGTGTTCAGCAGGTCCTGGCTCATTTTTTAGGATCACATTGTGGGTGTCTCAGGCCATCTCAAATGGCACTGAATGGAAAGCAGCAAAATCAAATCCATAGATTCCACAGAAGTCTGGAAGAAGATGTCTGCTTACAGTTTAATACTTAGCTTCTACTTAGCTTCTAGTTTGCTGTTTCCATTTCAGACCCAATAATGGGTTTGCGTGCTCCCGAAGTGCCCATTTTCCCCAGTAATATCACTGCATCTGGTAGAGGGTTATACTCCTCCTCTCAaccttgcccttttgttttcctcagcagcaaTGCAATGTCATCTGGTGGCAGCTCTTTCCAGCTCTAGTTCATGTCTACTTGCTTCTGCAGGAGGGGAAATGAGGttgtaaagaataaaataaaacaaaacccaaaagcaataaaaacaacaaaataaacaaaaaaaacaccaacaacaacATTTGAAGAGGAACAAGTTTTCCTGggagaatacagaagaaagtcAGAGGGAGAAGAACACATGAGTTTGAAGAGGCACGAATTTATGATAAACCCCTAATTAGTTTTGCTCAGAGAGTAGGGCCTGGAGGGGAGCAGCTGGGACAGGCAGCCCCACTCTGGACATgggtgggcagcagcaggtacagtctggcagccctggggaccAGACCTGGGGGAGGGGGTAGCAGCAtataaaaaatactattttttaaagttttcttcccctttccctttttttttttttttttttttttgtctcctccaTGCTCTCAAAGAAAAACGATTTGCTCATTTGGTAATAACTGATGGAGAACATGAATTACCAAGCTAGCCCCCAGCCTAGTGTTTATCTCCTCGCCAATAAATATCTAAACCGAAGCAATGAAGCTAAGTACTGCTGCCATTTCTGCGTTTTATTTCCATATTAATCAGAACACAAGCCCATCCCCGCCTCCAACCCGTCCCCGTGTAGCTGGGGAAGAAGCGACCCGAGAGGGAACCGCGGAGATTGGACTTATCAGATGATGGGTCCGGTGGAATGGAAGTCGGGGAGGGGGAGAAACTCCACAGCTGAGGGAGTTAAATCAAACGCCCAGAGCCTGGGGGACTGGTGTCGAGTTTGTGGAGGACCCCTGGAGGTGGGGGCAGTGGggtcttcctccctcccccatgGCAACTGGAAAGCcctggagagggaggggaagctGCTTCCCCCCAGGGCTAAGAGAAGCACCCTCCATCCACACGGCCCCGGCCGTGCTGGACCCCGGGGTAAAGCAAGTGGATGCACAACTGAAAACGAACGGGGGCCATCCTCCTCggatatatttatatttatatttatatttatatttatatttatatttatatttatatttatatttatatttatatttatatttatatttatatttatatttaatatgtGCATGCAGACATTAGTTATTTTTGTGGCGAAAAATAAGCTAATTTCCTGAGAGCGCCAAGCCCCTGCCTATCCAAGGAAAAGCTGCCTGTGCCGTGcctccccagccccggccccgcagaCTCGCTGGATCCTGCCCGCCCCGTCGGACAGAGCTCTACCAGGCTCTCCCACCATGGCTTCTTCCcctctttgctttttctattcccccacttattttttttttcctccggGTGTGTTTGTGGAGGGAAACCCTCCCAAAGAAAACTCCATCGTTACCCCTCTTCTCCCCACGGGCATCTTCTCCAGAAGTTGTTCCCTTTTTTtcgggaagggaaaggaagggaagggaagggaagggaagggaagggaagggaagggaagggaagggaagggaagggaagggaagggaagggaagggaagggaagggaagggaagggaagggaagggaagggaagggaagggaagggaagggaagggaagggaagggaagggaagggaagggaagggaagggaagggtaATCACTTCTGCCGCACCGGTGCAGGAGCCCGAGGAGAGGGACAGGATAATGAGAGACTTGAATTCCTGTTGAACCGACCGAAGTTTCCTCCCCGGCAGTAAGCAGCCGAGGAGACCTCCGAGCGGGCTTCTTCGCCCACAGCATCGCATCTCCAAGTCACTTGGGGTTTTTCCACCCGACCCAtcggaaaggagaaggaaacgGCACCTCTGTGGATGCTCTTTCCCTTTCTACCTCTCCACGGGCTAGGAAGCAAAACCAGGAGGCGAGTAGCCTGCCGTTTCGTTCACACCGCCCGGGACACTGTGATGCCAGAGAGCAGCTGGGGAGACGGGGAACGGGACATTTATTGTCCCTTTCCTGGGGACTCAAAACCCGGCTCAGACTCGTTCCGCggctctgttcctttttctgCGGAAAACCAGGAAGTGGCTTGTGCACCGTTTCCCCAGCCTTGCTCTGCGGCTGGAAAGGAGCCCGGGGCTCCTCAGAGCAGCGCCCCGCCTTACGGGAGACGGGGAACGCAGAGCCCGGGGGCCGCTGTGGGTGGCTGGGTGGGGGATCAAATGACCCCAAAGAGCCTTTTTGCTCAGGGATGCTTAGGGGAGTTCCCCCGGCTGCGGGGGAACGGGAGAGGCAGCGCGGCCGGGGAGAGCGGCGGCTCCCGGGCACCTGGCTGCTGGAGGCTGCCCCGGGACGGAGGGGTGGCTTCTCCCTCCTCTCGTCTGTAATTTACAGCCCTGCCTCGTCGAAGGCTCCGCAAGCTGTTGGCAGCCGCAGCTGgggggcagccccaggcagaAGCTGCCCCGTCCGTGTCTACCCCGCTCCCCCCGGTCCGGGGGGAGGATGCGGAGCCGGGGAGGATGCGGTGTTTGGGAGAAGGATGCGGGGCCGGGAGGAGCCGCGGCTTTGCGTCTCAGCCTTGTCAGCCCCGCACTGTAGGGGTGCACCAAGGACGGATGGGTCGGCTGTGGTGGGGCCGGCATCTCCGCGGCCCGCTCCCCATAGCTCCGCCGCGCCCCTGCCCCGATACGCCACGTTTTCCCCGGTCTGTCCCTATCCTCTGCTCGTTTTCCCTCCGCCACCTGCGTTGCAGGTTGCCGCTCCAAGGGGGTGGAGGTGCAAGTGCCTCTGGCTGCCAGGGCCGGGCTTcaccccagcccctctgcccgGGACGGCGGGGCAGGTGCACGCGTACAGCACAGAGCCCGGAGCACAACTCTGGGTGCCCCGTGGGGCTCACTCCCGCCGCGCCCCAAAGCCTCCTCTCCaggcacagctcctcctggagCTCGGGTTGCACCCCGCACTCCCATGTCCACTCTCTCCATCCCGGGCAGCGCCAGGCTCTCCTGCAGCGGGAccctctccctgctgcctgtgccaggAGGCGCCGCCCCGCAGCCAGCGCCGGGGGCAAGGGGGGCGTAGGGCCGTGGGTTTGGGCAACGCGCTGACTTGGGCAGCGGcgaaaggaagggaggaataTGCCCCATCTGTTGATCATTTTGCTGAAGTACTGAAAGATTTACTTCAGCGTGGAAATGGCTGTTCTACAATATGATTCGTTAGTTCAGTGTGTTTTCAGGgtaaatttttttccttacgGTTTTAGAAGTTTTGGGTATGGATGCGTATGCCTTAACGGTGATTTGGTTGCTGCAGTATTGCGCagcccattcaccagcactgtCACCCAGAGGTGTCTTCCAAAAGTTGTTTCGCACCTCGGTTTAAATGCGCACCCCCCAATCCCTCCGCGTAAGGTGGAGGGCCGGGGGTGCCTGGCCGGGGCTGCAGGACCCGCTTCGGTGTGCGGAGCCGGGGGTGGCTGGCATCCGCCACCTGCGCTCCCCCGAGGTTCCTGCTCCGTTGCCTACACCCCTCTGCTCCTCGCGGTGCACGGCCTCCCGCCGCGACAAGGCTGCGTTTCCCAGCCCTGTCCAGCTTGCCATTTCCCTCTTGGAGAAAGTCTGACAGACGgatctccagaaaaaaaagttgttgttACCCCTTTTTTACCTATAAATGCACctgtccccccccgccccgcgacTCGTCCTCCCGCCGCCTGCCACTGGCTGTGGGACCGTCCAGCGGTTTACGAATTCCTGCCGACTTCCACCCCGGTGTGAAAGAGGGGAACGCGGCAGCTCGCACACGTCGGGGGACGTTTGGGCAATCACCGTCGGTTTTATCGCTGCTTCCGAGGCAGGGCGGCTCCTGAGCCACAGGAGATTGGGCAGCCTCCTCCAGCTGGGTCAGAAAACTCGTGGCAAAACCCAAAGCGATCAAATACGGCGCCTTTTCTCAGCTTCCAGTCCCAGACAAAGGCGAATCAGACAgcttgtaattaattttttattttatttggaaatctCATCCAGAAACACTGGTGAATAATAAATATATCGATAGTTATCaagaatatataaaaaataaagacacgGTGTTGTCTTTGAGGCcctaacaaaaaacaaacaaacaaacaaaaaaacaacaaaacaaaaacacaaaaacaaacaaacaaatgaaatgcataataaaaataataataacagtatTTCAGGCAGACGCCCAGGAAAACGTAcctgaaaggaaataaacagtAACGGAGATTCCAATTTAGCTACACAAGTTATTGATCTGGCAAGAGCCGACACCGcatgcaaaaccaaaccaaactaaagaAAGCAGCAAATCGTAACAAACCCAAAGTCAACAAGAGAAATAAGAGACGAGGACCCCAGCCAGTTCAACTAGCACACTTCACCGGGAGCAGGGGATGGGAGATTTGGCAAAACAGACCCGCAGGAgggttgtgctgtgttttgcactatttccctctcttttattttttcttttcttttctttcttttcttttttttttttttttttttttcccaagaggACACGGAGGgaagaagtaaaacaaaaccgCATCGCAATCGAATCTgggaagcaaaaaaacaaaaagacaaacaaacaaaaacccacaaaactttTGTGAATTCACTTGGAAGTCCTTGTTGCCAGGGAAGCCGCCCCTGGCCGGTACCCAGGGGTGGAGGCTGCGGTGGGAAGCATGCACGCACTCTCGGGGGGCTGTGCCGGGCCACCACTGCGCTGCCGCAGCCGGATTTGGAGCAGGAGGTTTCTGAGGTGTCGTCgtgcaaaaggaaataaaggaaaagcccgcaaaaagaaggagaagaagccCCAAACCGATCTCACCGTCTTTTAGTAGCTGCGAACACTACAATGACAaccatgtcttttttttccctcccctttgCATCCATTTTAAGGAATTATTTACATTTGATTACCATCAGTGgcattattactattatttttacaaCAGGGACTTATTTCTTTCCGGTTTAGTATAATAAGAAAACATCGCCCGAGGAGCCGGCTAAAACATTACCTTTACAAGGTCCTTACTACACTAATCCCGTGTTACAGGGGGATACTTGCCGGGGCGTGGGAGCGCGGGGCCAGGTCCATCAGCGGCGCGGAGGGGGCCCGGCCGCAGCCCCCTCCCCGCCTGTGGCAGCGCTGACTCTGGTTCAGCTCTGGGGGTCGGGGGAGCCCCTCGGAGTCACTTCAGCAGGTCCTTGGTCTCCCCCGAGATCCTGGCCATGTTGGAGGCGGTGAGGGCCGAGaggtggggcggggggggcatCTGGCAGATGGTGCAGGGGCACGGCAAGCCCGCCCAGTGCTGGAAGCCGCTGCCAAGCTGCAGGGCGGGGGGTGTCGAGGGGGTCTTGAGCAGGGAGTGAGGGGGACGGATGGTGCCGATGGCCGGCAAGGAGGcggaaagggaggaggaggtgtTGGCGGAGGACAAGGCACTGCCgaggatgggatgcacctggtGCACGGTGCCGGCGGCGTGGGGCGGATGCCCGGCGGAGTGTCCCACCGTGCCGCAGTGAAAGGCAGAGTGGTGCCCCCCGTAGATTTCCCCCACCAGCCTCTTCATCTCCTCCAGGGAGCTAGTGAGCATCAGGATATAGTTTCTGGCTAGTAGGAGGGTGGCGATTTTGGAGAGTTTTCTCACGGAAGGTCCGTGGGCGTAGGGCATCACCTCCCGCAGCCCGTCCATGGCGAGGTTGAGGTCGTGCATCCTCTTACGCTCCCGGCCGTTGATCTTCAACcgcagctgctgcaggtccTGCTCCGACAGCTGCTTCTTGATTTTGTACTTGCTGCCTTCCCCTCCGGCCTTGGAGCCGTTCCTAGAGAGGCCTTCCCCGGACATCTTCTGCACTAGGTCGTTTTGGGTGGAGGAGACAGAGTTGAGCCGGCTGTcttggtggtggtgatggtggtggtggtggtggtggtctCTCAGGTACATCTCATCCATATCTGGTGAGGAAGCTCTGCTGGAGACAGAGCTGGAGTCAGAATTCATTGTATTCGGGCTTCTGAGCAAGAAACTTCCCTGTTCTGGAGGTGGCAGAACAAGACAACTCTCCTTCAAAAAGCAACGAAAATGGAtcgaaaaataaataaatggacgGCAGGCTCTGCCAGTGAAGGGCTGGGAATgctggaagaagaggaaaaaaaaccctcagccCCCTCTCTCACcactttctctctcctctctctctccccggTTACTCAGCCTGTTTACAGGATGGCTAGTTAGTGTATGCTTGGACTAACCTCAGCCTGAAAAAGAGGGGCTTTTATAGAGctgcagcagagagcagagacaAAAGGAGCCCTCCTATGTATAATGGTCTAGTTAGGATGACGTGCCATTATTCAGGGCGGTGCGCTTTGACTGTCCCATTTAGCAAGGACCCCTATTCATATTCATTGTGGTGCCACCCGGGACACCTCAGCCACGGACCATCAGGAGTCAAGGAGACACAAAACCCCTCTGATTGACACCGCACACTCGTCGCTCCGTGTGCGCGCCATCTCCTCCCACTGCCCCTCATTTCCAATATAAAACTGCATCCCGTCTACAGTAGGGAGGCAAGGGTCTGCAGGGGGGCTGCGTGCCTGCTCGGGGCCGGCAAGGAAACTCCGGCCGCGGGCGGCAGCGGGCAGGAGCCGCCCGGTGAAGTACCCCCACTCCGGTGGGGGGGTAGGGCACGTCGGTCCCCCCGTCCTGCAGAGTGCCCGGCTCCAGACGCGGCTCCCTGCTTTGTTTGCctttccctcccccttccccggTTCCCCCCGATCGGGGTTTGTGGTGCGGCACGGGCTGGCCCTCGCCCGACCGGGCTGGCCGCAATTGGCTCGTACCTGGGTCGCCGCTTTGTTTAAATGAGCGATTACTCGGGCACCGGCTGGCAGCCTCCGCGGGAAGGTGCGCCCTGGGAAACCCGCCTTAGGCAGGGCCGGTGACCCCCCTTTAAATAAACGGGTAAAGCCGGGGTGCGGCGGTAGGTCGGTGTGCTTGGCGGCGGGAGGGGCTGCAGGTCGGGAGGGCCAGCTCGGGGGCGGGCGGCAGATCCCGGGGCTCCGTTCGCCCTCGGCTCCGGCGGGAGGGCGGTGCGGTTGGGTGGCCGGAGCAGCCGTCGGTGGGACCGAGAGTCTGCGGTCAAGGCCGGGACGGACGCAGGCAGGAAGGGAGCCCAGCCCGGGGGGCAGCGCTACCAAACAGCCCCAGGCGTCCTCGTCAGTAAGTAAATCGGCTCTAGGCACCGGCTGCAGCCTGGACGGGACCTTATCTTGCCGGCGGCcagggggggaagggagggagtgcgcggggccgggcaggTCGGGGCTctgccgggcagggctggcgggGCAACCGGGGCAGGTGTCATCGCCCCAGCTCTCTGCCGTGCTGTCTGCCGGGCGCTAGCTCTGCCTCTGCCCCGGGGCGGACTGAGCCTTCTGCGGGGCTCTGCCGGGCTGGGGGCGGGGAGGATCCCCCCGCAGGGACGGCGGCAGGAGCAGACTACCCAATCCGTATGCATGTCCGGGGAAGAAACTGTGATCCTCCACCGGATCGCCCCATCTCCGGTTGTGCCTACGCCGTGAGTGCGGGGCTGCCAGCCGGGATGGGACGGGAGCCACCCGCGACGGGCGGGCCCTGACGCTCCCGGACCCGGCTCGGTTGCGCCCGCTCTCTCGGGGGGGGAGCCGTCGGGCTGATTTTCCACCTGGCAACAGGCGCGTAGGGCCCAGGAAAGACTTTCTTGACAGGACCTCTCTCCTTCATAAAGAGTCTCCAGGCCCCGAGGAGAGCGAGAAGCCAGGAAAAGACAGACACTTTCATCCGACTGAGTCTAACTGTACTTAGTCTGTTGAGCAAAATTAAAGCCTCCTGATTTCAGCGATGTCAGCGAGatgatgaaaagaaaagaaaagaaaagaaaagaaaagaaaagaaaagaaaagaaaagaaaagaaaagaaaagaaaagaaaagaaaaggagaaaaagtgttTAGGGTAATATATCAGAAATAACTGAACGCGACCTCGACTTATCCCGCTTCCTCTGCAAAAGACGTAAATCCACTCTTCCCCCAGCTGAGAAGTTTGGCGtcaaacaagcagaaaacttGGCCGGACCCGGAGCCTCCCAGCGCCGCCAGTCTCCGCACCCCgcggggcggcgcgggcggcctcccctgcccacaggATCCTTCTCCGGGGCGCTTTCGGAGGCTGcccatttcttcctctgccctCCCGTCCTGTGGAGCCGGAATGaagcaaatgaacaaaactTGACACGGTGATGACAGTGGCGGCAGGAAAATGTGCAGGAAAATGCGGGCCCCAGGGCCGGAAGCTGCCCAGGGGGGCGACATCTCCTGCTCTCCCTCCCGCGTCCGCCGCTCCGGAGGAAACGCACAGCTCCGTTTGGAGGAGTTCAAGTCTGACgggaacagagaaaagaaaggcgAAAAGATGCCGTCGGGGGAAGCAACAGGAGGGGACTCGTCCTCGCCTCCGACAGGGCAGGCTGCTCTGGCGACCCCCGCTCCCATCTGGGCCTGGGGCTTCATCGGGATGGGGACCGGGGCCGACACCGGCCTAGGGAGCCGCCGGTGCACCTCAGGGCGGAGAGGGGCGGGAGGTGGGACGGGAAGGAAAGGTCCGGTCGTCACTTCGAGGAATATTACGAATATTTCCTCTGTCCTGCTTCTCGGCGATGTCGCTGCTCCCCAACGCCCCCGGTTCGGCTGGGCGAGACATTCGCGCCTGCATGGCCGCAGTATCCGGCGGGGCTCGGCTCTGCTCAGAGTCGCCTTAGGGCAAAGGAACGATTTGGGAAAGTAGCGCGAGGTTAAATCCCGGGCACAGAGACTATCGCCAGGGAAGTCGTTTCGGAAAAGGGCAGCGCTGCTGGTGCTAACATTGCCTGTCGCGTCCAGCCTCCACCACTGCTTTGCTCTGCCGctggtgctggggatgctggagagaaggaggaaaaaaaaaaagaggggaaagaaagaaaggaagaaaaggaagaaaggaagaaaggaagaaagactgagagaggtggaagaaaggaaaagtgtcagagcagcagagaggtACGTGGCAAGTGCCACCCATGGGCGCAGCCAGCTGGGAGAAGAGCTGAGCCCGTGGAGGGCAGTGGAGCCGCGTGACCCGTCCCGGCAGCGGGCTGGTGCCGGCGCTGCCCGGGGAGGGCTctctgctcccgccgccgcctctCCCCGCCCGGGCAAGTGCCCGCTATGCCCCCTGGCCAGGGGCATTTCGGAGAGGGCTGCGGAGGAGCTCCGGGCGCGCCGCAGTCCCGATTCATTCAACAGCAAAACTCCCCCCGACATCGGCAGCAACGAAATTAACCCCCGGCAGTCAGAAAATCAAATGTTTTCCTAATCGGGGTGAAGAAGGGCGAAAATGGTAGCTGAGTGGTAGCTAAATCAAATTAACTTGCACTCCCCCGTCTTTTAATTCCTGTTTTTATAAAGGCAGAGAGATTTAGTGAGAGAGGAAGGTGTGTTTTCTGTGCAAAGGCAAACTGCTTCGGAGTGCGGAGAATATCAAGTGCGAGAGCAGTCGCCCAGCGCCTGGTCGGCACCAGACGGGGCCGTGGGAGACGCCACCCTCCCGTAATCCATAAACGCAACTGTAGCCGCACGGCGGGGCCGCTGCTGGCGGCTCACGGCACAGATTTGGTCTTTTTTTACAGGGTCCTCGGAGTGGAAATCGTGCCTTTTCAAATATCGGTTTTTAATTAACGGAGGCACTTTAAGGCAGAGCCTGATTTTGAATTCTCATAGAGTTTGGTATGGAAATTCACCGCACTTTCGCGTAGCGTTACTGTGAAAGAACATGAAATCTTGCTCTTTCTTTGACTTTATTGACCTGCCGGCAACTCAGAATCTCATTTATGATATGAAGACTAGTTAAATCagtattatatatttttttcttgtgggtTTATTAGGAGGCTATTAGCTTTCATGTTTTATGGCTGTTAGTTTTTGCTAtctttgcttgcttttaatttaatttggaCTCTTGACAACCGCACTGTTAGTATAAAAGTAGTTATAAATGTTAACACTACAATAAGGCAGTTGTACATCCTATTTAAGAAACATAGATCACTGCGTTATAAGAAGGCTCTCAGACAGCTCTCTGTGAGGCGGGCGCTGCTACGAATGGCTTGTGCCACAGCGCGCTGAGTGCTGGAACCgaagttttgttgttttgaaacGGCGTTCAGTGTATTTTAGAGAGGACAGCCGAGATTTCCTAGCAGCGTGCTGGTTTTGCTCAAAATGTGTTACTGGATTACATTTAGATTGACGGTTTAATTCAGATTGTTAGTATCTCATTGTCTGACACACTGACATCACCAAAGTGGATAAACTGAAAGACTATTTTAGTTCTTGTGCTTATCACAAATTTACTTTCCAGAGGCAGGGCAATACGAGGGCAATGTCGAGTTCTCTTCTGACTTGACAGGGATGAGCAGACTGCGCAGGGGTGCTGTAGTCAAATTCTGCAGTCAGATAATATTCTCTGCCTGAATACAGGACATTTGTTTCTCCCTTCATATATTTTCAGATTCGCTGGCAACAAGAGGTCAGAACAAAATTTCCCCCTGTTTATTAAGTATGAAGCTGAAGCCCTTACTCAGACCTTTAATGTAACCTGTGGATGACGACAGGATCGGGCCCATACCAGGCACTGCTCCTGGTGTGAACGTAACCTTAAAGGAAATAACTGATGGGCATTCCAGTGCCGCTAATTAAGGGcggcattttattttctgcatttaaatacTGATTTGAAAAGACTTCTGGAAAAAATACGGCATAAAACCTTAGTAATAAAATTTGAAATGTCGAACACTAATTAATTAGACATGTGCAAATTGCTAATCCTTTGATATATGACATTTGCTACCAAAAGCCTGAAATTAGTTTCGGTAAACAATACAAATCACTTCAAATCACTTAATCAACAGTTtgtatttaattctttttttttttcttttttttttctgtagtgaaTGCACCTGAAACCTGCATTTTATTTAGAGAAAAGATTATAGAAAATCAGtttgaatgtttttaaaactatCACACGTGCCATGGTATTAGTCAACTGTGAAATGTTTTGCAGTCTTtggaattaaagaagaaaaaaaaagtcaatattgTTGAATATTCACTCattaaatagtttatttttagaGGCTTGGTAAAATTTGCACTACCTCCAAAATATTGAAAGCATCCAGTGGTCACAGAGCTGAGAGTGTGATGCACATTTCCTGTACACAGAGCTCAGACAGTGATGCACACTTCAGACATGCAAAACGGGCTAAACCTGGCATTCCTGGCAAACGAACTTGTCACATACTTGGAATGATGGCTGCCTTGTTACTGCGTTGAAGGATAATAATGCTGCTCAaagcctgtatttttttttttctcccatattTGCACCTAGAATGTTAACGGTTTCAAACAGGCaagttttctttgtctttctttctggcCTTTCACATTGCTGTAGCTGTTTGTGCCCTCATTACTGTGAACTTTCTCCATCGTGATACTGATCACTTGATACTGAAAGTCATCCCCTGATTTCTAAGAACCCTCTCCCTTACTGTTTTAGCAAATAGTCAATGGCTACTGAGTTAATCTTGAAGTCACGCAGGCTATTTAAATATCAGCTATAAAA is a window of Columba livia isolate bColLiv1 breed racing homer chromosome 3, bColLiv1.pat.W.v2, whole genome shotgun sequence DNA encoding:
- the OLIG3 gene encoding oligodendrocyte transcription factor 3 isoform X1; this encodes MNSDSSSVSSRASSPDMDEMYLRDHHHHHHHHHHQDSRLNSVSSTQNDLVQKMSGEGLSRNGSKAGGEGSKYKIKKQLSEQDLQQLRLKINGRERKRMHDLNLAMDGLREVMPYAHGPSVRKLSKIATLLLARNYILMLTSSLEEMKRLVGEIYGGHHSAFHCGTVGHSAGHPPHAAGTVHQVHPILGSALSSANTSSSLSASLPAIGTIRPPHSLLKTPSTPPALQLGSGFQHWAGLPCPCTICQMPPPPHLSALTASNMARISGETKDLLK
- the OLIG3 gene encoding oligodendrocyte transcription factor 3 isoform X2 gives rise to the protein MDEMYLRDHHHHHHHHHHQDSRLNSVSSTQNDLVQKMSGEGLSRNGSKAGGEGSKYKIKKQLSEQDLQQLRLKINGRERKRMHDLNLAMDGLREVMPYAHGPSVRKLSKIATLLLARNYILMLTSSLEEMKRLVGEIYGGHHSAFHCGTVGHSAGHPPHAAGTVHQVHPILGSALSSANTSSSLSASLPAIGTIRPPHSLLKTPSTPPALQLGSGFQHWAGLPCPCTICQMPPPPHLSALTASNMARISGETKDLLK